One Heyndrickxia oleronia genomic window, TACTTAACTAAAAGGAAAGCCGTTCAAACAATGATTGTCGCTTGAACGGCTTTCTTTTATTAGTTATTTTATTTTGACACTTAATCGTTCACGAATCACTTGTATAGCTTGATCCACATTCTTCACTTTTATAGTCATCTTACGATCATCCGGATATAAATTTGCAGTATGGTTGTATAATGGATCATAGTAATAAACCAAAAGTAATTCTACAGCTGAAGCAAACTCCCCTTTTATTAAATCTGACTCAATTTGCGCAGCGATTGGTGTGTGAATTCGCCTTTTAATCCTTGAAAATGCATCTAAGCATTCCTTTTGATGAATCCATGGCTCATAATCATCTAAAATGTGACGAACCCTCTCTTCAATTGGCATTTCAATAAATAATTGTAATCCATTTTCCTTTTTTTTCATTAATACATCAGGTAGCATGATTTTTCCAATTCTTTTACTTTCACCCTCGAAAAGAATAAATGGAGATTCCTGCAAAGGCAGTAGGGTTTGGATGAACTGGGAGTCAAATGATTTTTGATTATTTGCATGCAGACCAATTTGTCCAAATATGGACCCGCGATGATTGGCCATTCCTTCTAAATCCAATACTGGATAACCTTCTTTTTGTAATTGACGTAAAATCTTTGTTTTCCCTGACCCAGTATACCCATTTAGTACATAAGCTTCAGGCTTTATTTCAAGCGTATTTAATATTTCTACTACCCAATTTCTGTAAGCACGGTATCCACCACTTAAACGAAAAACTTTGATTCCCATTAGAGACAGAACTGTAGCTGATGTTTTGCTTC contains:
- the mnmH gene encoding tRNA 2-selenouridine(34) synthase MnmH, which translates into the protein MFHDITVNELLKLKKNNEVTLVDVRSPSEYKEATIPGSINIPFFNDEERAEIGTIYKQVSPEAAKERGLEIVSAKLPSFVKEFSGYEGKKAVFCWRGGMRSKTSATVLSLMGIKVFRLSGGYRAYRNWVVEILNTLEIKPEAYVLNGYTGSGKTKILRQLQKEGYPVLDLEGMANHRGSIFGQIGLHANNQKSFDSQFIQTLLPLQESPFILFEGESKRIGKIMLPDVLMKKKENGLQLFIEMPIEERVRHILDDYEPWIHQKECLDAFSRIKRRIHTPIAAQIESDLIKGEFASAVELLLVYYYDPLYNHTANLYPDDRKMTIKVKNVDQAIQVIRERLSVKIK